The following are from one region of the Ochotona princeps isolate mOchPri1 chromosome 4, mOchPri1.hap1, whole genome shotgun sequence genome:
- the LOC101536559 gene encoding T-cell ecto-ADP-ribosyltransferase 2-like: AGQQQLDMAKTAFDDQYVDCVDKMERIAPRLLEEDMRMNKKLKVKWESAKKHWKQIKNTVSYPSQFNNFHGTALVAYTGSIAFAFNRAVRNFASNNDTFYFKGFHYYLTRALQLLNSGTCYMVYRGSKIRFTYRGKGNVRFGQFASSSLERNIAMHFLGENGTLFIINTCKGVHIEAFSQYPDQKEVLIPGYEEYQKVTINKKPQEKYNTIMLEKPQTMKSNFNCFYKDHDSNFNRVGRKKPRIPLAADWDSAPVAASPY, from the exons gctggccagcagcagctggaCATGGCTAAGACTGCATTTGATGATCAGTACGTAGACTGCGTAGACAAAATGGAGAGAATTGCACCCCGGCTGTTAGAAGAAGACATGCGCATGAATAAAAAACTCAAAGTTAAATGGGAAAGTGCCAAGAAACATTGGAAGCAAATAAAGAATACTGTAAGCTACCCCTCCCAATTCAATAATTTCCATGGAACAGCTCTGGTGGCCTATACTGGGTCTATTGCATTTGCTTTTAACAGAGCTGTGAGAAACTTCGCTTCAAATAATGATACATTTTACTTCAAAGGCTTCCACTATTACCTGACCAGAGCACTGCAACTTCTCAACTCAGGTACCTGTTACATGGTTTACAGAGGCTCTAAAATCAGATTTACTTATAGAGGCAAAGGAAATGTAAGATTTGGCCAGTTTGCTTCATCATCTCTAGAGCGTAACATTGCTATGCATTTTCTTGGTGAAAATGGGACCCTGTTTATCATCAACACATGCAAGGGTGTCCATATTGAAGCCTTCTCGCAGTATCCAGATCAGAAGGAAGTGCTGATTCCAGGCTATGAGGAATACCAGAAAGTCACCATCAACAAGAAACCTCAGGAAAAATATAACACCATTATGCTTGAAAAACCCCAAACCATGAAGAGTAACTTCAATTGCTTCTACAAAGACCATGACAGCAATTTCAACAGAGTAG GAAGAAAAAAGCCCCGCATCCCTCTGGCTGCTGACTGGGATTCTGCTCCTGTAGCTGCTTCTCCCTACTGA